The sequence below is a genomic window from Uranotaenia lowii strain MFRU-FL chromosome 2, ASM2978415v1, whole genome shotgun sequence.
gagacttgagacctgaaatatgagacctgagatctcagacacgagacctgagaattgagacatcagacctgagacttgagacctgaaatatgagacctgagatctcagacacaagacatgagacatgaaacattcgacctgagacatgagacttgagacctgagacctgagacatgagacattagacctgagatatgagacatgaggcctgagacctgagacctgagacttgagacctgagacttgagacttgagacattagacctgagacaagagacctgagacacgagacttgagacctgaggcctgagacttgagacattagacctgagacaagagacttGAGACacgagacttgagacctgagacttgagacattagacctgaaacttgagacctgaaatatgagacctgagatctctgacacgagacatgagacattagacctgagacattagacctgatacatgagacctgatacttgagacctgaaatatgagacctgagacctgagacttgagacatcagacctgagacttgagacctgaaatatgagacctcagatctcagacacgagacatgagacattcgATCTGAGACCTcaaatatgagacctgagacctgagacatgagacctgagatatgagacatgaagcctgagacctgggacatgagacctgagacttgagacattagacctgagacatgagactttagacctgagatatgagacatgaggcctgagacctgaaaaatgagacataagacctgagacctgagacattagacctgagacatgaggcatgatacctaagacctgagacattcgacatgagacatgagacctgagacatgagacatgagacgtgagacatgagacctgagacatgagacatgagacctgagacttaaggattttttacacggttttcgggaattaacacggttttgtttttttgcatgGTTTTTTTACTCGGTACGTATAgcagtgtaaaaaaagaccttggtgtagtttctttttgtttttattgattttttttttatattctcgaATAAGGAAAATTTTTACTCCATTTTTTTGTGGTTAACTTAGACAGGATATCAATTCGAATTGAAAACGCtttgtattaaaattaaaaacaatttcatttattattgaaaattattataaaaaattagaaaatttatcaatttgaacTTGTAGAGAAATAATCATTCGGATCTACATTAGCATGTCATGTGGTCGGTTAAATTGTCGATCAGTCTCTTTACTAAGCGCTGTTGCTTTAGAACGCGAACCGCTTGACTTTTTGAGCCACTTTgtggaataattttaaaaaagtattgCTGTATGAATTCCATAAACTTTGAACCTTCCTTCATGTACATGAAGTTATGTACATAATGAACCATGACTAAATCACATATGGCTTGTTTGGCATCATTCGTGCCCTCTGTTAATCTAGCCTGATTGGCAAACACGTAATACATTTGGCTATCGTCCAGATCTGAAAGAATAACAAGACAAATTAGTGTACTTTAAATTGAAGTGCTAGTTGTGTTGCattgtttgataattttaacaattttttaacatttaaatcaaatttaaatgttatgtATATACGTACCAAACGCCATCAGCAAAGGTCCTGATGAGGGGATAATCACATTATTCAATGGAGTTCcaatctgaaaaaatataaattcagaccttatttcaaatgttcaactttttttttagaagtttccaaatccaaagtttgatacgattttttttttcgataaatattattctgattggaaatttaaaatcttgtttAATCTGATTAATTTAAAGGCCTGTTCATAATGTACAACATTATTTCAAAATGACttagagtgaaaaaaaaatattttaatttttttaatcccaATTATTTCTGGTtgaataatcaataaaaaaaatgtcggaaaaaacatttgattaaaaagtattcaaaaaatcTTACCGGATTTTGAATAACAAGTTGATTGAAATCCTCTCCAAGAAATTgagcaaagaatttgaaaacgttCATATCTGATGCATTTTCTTCAAGTTGATATTTCCGATGAGTTCTAGAGAActcaatgattttcatttttttgctgtTAAAATACATCTGAAGACATTCAGGATCTACTCCCGTGGATTCTTTGAAATGGAACGTTAGGAGTTTACGTCTTCTTAGAACCGGAAGCTCATTTAGAGTCAAGTTGAGGTTTGTACTGGTGTCAAAAATATACCGTACATATGGCTGAGAAACCTTGAGAAACTCGTCAGTTAAGCTACAATTGTTGTCCTGTTGAAGAACGCTCATCAAACTCGGAGAACATTCCTTGGATGTTAGTTTCCAGTACGCTTCGGTAGTTCCTGCCTTAACGTGACGGTTTTTGCAGCTTTGTTTTGTTGGAATTGTTGATTGGTTTGATTCCCGAATACGTTTGCGATAAGAGCTGCGGGTTATGAGTTTTCTTTTGATGTGTATCCATCCTTGTCCAGCACCAAATCCATCGTCATCACTTAGATCAAGGCTTGGGTATGCTCTTATGATTTCCTTGGAAATATCCTCCATGATACTTGCAGTAGCGTGAACATCAATTGCTCGCACTTGTTCCACTATCGGATTGATTAGAGAACACCAAAGAAATTTTGTCATCCTTAGACTATGAGGCATAATTGTAGAAGGAAATTCTTTCCGGAACGTTTCCATTTCAAGAAGATGATTTTTGAGTGTTGAGTTCATTTCATTccagttgattttaaaatttcggaACTTGAAATCGGACTCAGCATGCTTCTTTTTACTTAAAATGAAAGAGTCTGCTGAATGATTGGTTCCACggtttttgaattcagaaacaTTAGCTAAACTAGATGGCAAAACTTCTCCGTTGACAGCACTCTGAACGGTCAGTTGAGAATCTTCGGAGAAATTCTCTGCATTGTCGATTTCAAAGGTGATTTCATGTGATGTGTCTTCTTCAAAATTAGCTTCGGTGATTTCAATTGTTCCCGTACCTCTATTATTTTGTTGATTGTCAACTAACGGTTCTGATGCATAAAATTGATTTGGGTCCACATTGATTTTCGGATGAACGACGTTAGCTAAAAGataaggaaagaaaaaaatatttgttaacgaagattttcttttttcaaagtaCTCCAATTCTTGCATAACTATCCAAGTGCCCAGGTAGTGTGCACGAAATTTGGATTATTGATGAAGAAATGTATATTCAAGCCAGGCCAAAATCCTTAATTGAAATTCCTGTTAAGTGCGCCACCAGTTTTACATTGGTTGGCCACTGAAAACAACCGGCGACAAccttaacttatttttttccagtgttGAGAACAAGTGTGAGCGAGAGTGAGCCAGGATTTTGCTCCGTTATGAAAACCATGGGGgctgaaatatttctttggCCTGCCAGCACACTCTACACGTCATTTCAGcaccaacatgtgaaaagggtgtaaaagacaaagtaaacaaaacccattttaagtggattcaaatagcccaatataagctctacttatcacaaaaactgtttttagttttccaattttcgtaagatttataatgcagtttgagtaaaggatctaaaaaatttagagccataaaatgacattatcctcacacagattgttttatacaccctttactccaaaacaaatcaaacggtctagatgcaaaacattaaaaggggaagaatgcggaaagctattcactcactcctatagcgagaaccataagcttttgtcaaaaaataggggaaattttatctccatctcgctcacacatatgagatatacagtacaaagcaaaggatgtataaaatatttagatgaatttcatactccagctagggtctataaacaattgcgagctattttttcatgataacaCCGTGGTATCGATAAACACATATTTAGAATGATCCTACGCATCGTTTTGACCATATAGACTTGCAAGATTCCTCGTgaaatttaattagcgatttaaaaaacattgcaaaattttcaaactcgtttttctcgaaacgtcataaatgaacatagacccttttcacgtgttgaggCTGATTTCATCTAATTTAGTTAAgcaattttaaataacttaTTCTAGCAAGCAAAATCTACTTATTTGGCACATTCACGCACATGATTCGAATGTTTTAcaaatttggttgaacagcGGTATGTCAATTTCAAGAATAAGCTATATCAATATCGGAAAGCCTCATGTTTAccttcaattttgaaaaggaaatttttaacGCTCAATTTTGAGATTGACAACCTTACTTGCTACCCTCTATACTTTTTTGTAGTAAAGTATCATTTTCGGGTCTgtgtgaatttaaaatattactatCTAGAAACTTGGCATGGATCCTCCTGGTATGCCAAGGAACAGTTTCGGCCCTTGAAGACCACCCTTATGTTcatataaaaaacaaatatttgaagcGATAGTGGTGTTGGGAGACGATTTCGTCTGTTGACTCCAGAAGCAGTTCAACGCTGGGCCATAAATACGCTGAATAGAGCCGATGTATCAGCTGATAATTTTAAAGCACTAACAATGATGAAGGatcaaatagaataaaaaacaatataatGATCTCACTCACCAAATATAGGGCGAGCAAagttttgatacagtgtatttTTCCCAAATAGTTCAGAAAACATCCATCGACAGTCAATTGAGCTATTTTCAGCTTTCCGACTATTCCGTTTTCCAATCCGCAACAATTTCTTGGAGAATCATAGAGTTCCaatgattttaaatcatttactTATCACTTTTAAAACGCTTCATAGCCCAGTTTGAAATCCTTCTACGATACTCCCTTAATTTCAATTCCACATTGATCACGAACTGCTGGCTGTTTTTCACAagctttattttgtttttgttcctt
It includes:
- the LOC129742063 gene encoding uncharacterized protein LOC129742063; translation: MKFGHSPTPPSPSMTTAWIGTPLNNVIIPSSGPLLMAFDLDDSQMYYVFANQARLTEGTNDAKQAICDLVMVHYVHNFMYMKEGSKFMEFIQQYFFKIIPQSGSKSQAVRVLKQQRLVKRLIDNLTDHMTC